A region of Culicoides brevitarsis isolate CSIRO-B50_1 chromosome 1, AGI_CSIRO_Cbre_v1, whole genome shotgun sequence DNA encodes the following proteins:
- the LOC134836784 gene encoding cytochrome P450 4c21-like isoform X2 → MTLLIDLTTSLYLILFSIIFYFILKQIKFIKAVNRIPGVWGPLRIQLFGVALEFLGKTEAERLKLLQGYAEAFPKVGKVWFGHMFVCYLHDPELLQQVYTSKKCLEKPFFYKFFGFGDGLITAKVKSWKGHRKILNNAFSQKNLQGFISIFDESSKQYVKSLEENLGKGPFDMLNYAVKATLDSICATSFGINVKAQEKKLNFNAHLQRIHELTAIRMFNLHLYSDFIYRLSKYWPGDIVARSHCLQFGQELVKKRRQELMENNNNGSESGFEEENCDLSKKSEIFVDHLLKSKDANNVETFTDNQIRDHVLTILSAGNETTALGVSFGTLFLAMHPEVQERAYQEVKEVYGTTGDVPITYENLRKLEYMDRVIKETLRLAPSVPLISRIMTEDTYFDNGVMLPKGTHTLVVIYALHRLKCYWGENADKFDPDNFLPEKVAARHPFCYLPFSSGIRNCIGQKYAVLSMKVMLVNLLLAYKFETPLKMEDLEFRLDVSLMLTNPYSIEITKR, encoded by the exons ATGACTTTACTTATCGATTTGACGACATCATTGTACTTGATcctattttcaataattttttacttcattctcaagcaaataaaatttatcaaagctGTGAATCGGATTCCGGGAGTTTGGGGACCTCTGAGGATACAACTTTTTGGCGTCGCCTTggaatttttgggaaaaactGAAGCTGAACGTCTAAAATTGCTACAAGGATATGCCGAGGCCTTTCCTAAAGTTGGAAAA GTTTGGTTTGGACACATGTTTGTGTGTTACTTACACGATCCGGAGCTGCTGCAGCAAGTGTATACATCAAAAAAGTGTCTTGAAAAGCCATTTTTCTACAAGTTCTTTGGTTTCGGAGACGGATTAATTACAGCAAAAGTCAAATCCTGGAAAGGACATCGAAAAATCCTGAATAATGCGTTCAGTCAGAAGAATTTGCAGGgatttatttcgatttttgatgaaagtaGTAAGCAGTATGTGAAAAGTTTGGAGGAGAATTTGGGAAAAGGTCCTTTTGATATGTTGAATTATGCGGTAAAAGCAACTTTGGACAGCATTTGTG ccacATCGTTCGGCATCAACGTGAAAGCCCAAgagaagaaattgaattttaatgcaCATCTTCAGAg AATCCATGAGTTGACTGCAATCCGCATGTTTAACCTCCATCTGTACTCGGATTTCATTTATCGTCTTTCCAAATATTGGCCTGGTGACATTGTCGCGCGATCTCACTGTCTCCAATTTGGTCAAGAG ttgGTGAAAAAACGAAGACAAGAATTGAtggaaaacaacaacaacggctCAGAATCTGGATTTGAGGAGGAAAATTGtgatttgagtaaaaaatctgaaattttcgTTGATCACTTGTTAAAATCCAAGGACGCCAATAACGTCGAGACATTCACCGACAACCAAATTCGTGATCATGTACTGACAATTCTCTCAGCGGGCAATGAAACAACCGCATTAGGTGTCAGTTTTGGCACTCTCTTCCTTGCCATGCATCCTGAGGTGCAAGAACGTGCATATCAAGAAGTCAAAGAAGTTTATGGAACAACCGGCGATGTTCCCATTACGTATGAAAACTTGCGAAAACTCGAGTATATGGATCGTGTAATTAAGGAAACTTTAAGATTAGCACCCAGTGTCCCGCTAATTTCGCGAATAATGACAGAAGACACGTATTTCGATAATGGCGTGATGCTGCCAAAGGGAACGCATACCTTGGTCGTTATTTATGCCTTGCATCGTCTCAAGTGCTATTGGGGAGAAAATGCCGACAAATTTGATCCGGATAACTTTTTGCCGGAAAAAGTAGCTGCGAGACATCCCTTTTGCTATTTGCCTTTCAGTTCGGGCATCAGAAATTGCATCGGACAGAAATATGCGGTTCTCAGTATGAAAGTTATGTTGGTGAATTTGTTGTTGGCTTACAAGTTTGAGACGCCACTGAAAATGGAGGATTTGGAATTCAGGCTTGATGTTTCGCTGATGTTGACAAATCCGTACAGCATTGAAATTACAAAGAGATAA
- the LOC134836784 gene encoding cytochrome P450 4c21-like isoform X1 — MTLLIDLTTSLYLILFSIIFYFILKQIKFIKAVNRIPGVWGPLRIQLFGVALEFLGKTEAERLKLLQGYAEAFPKVGKDDFYLTKVWFGHMFVCYLHDPELLQQVYTSKKCLEKPFFYKFFGFGDGLITAKVKSWKGHRKILNNAFSQKNLQGFISIFDESSKQYVKSLEENLGKGPFDMLNYAVKATLDSICATSFGINVKAQEKKLNFNAHLQRIHELTAIRMFNLHLYSDFIYRLSKYWPGDIVARSHCLQFGQELVKKRRQELMENNNNGSESGFEEENCDLSKKSEIFVDHLLKSKDANNVETFTDNQIRDHVLTILSAGNETTALGVSFGTLFLAMHPEVQERAYQEVKEVYGTTGDVPITYENLRKLEYMDRVIKETLRLAPSVPLISRIMTEDTYFDNGVMLPKGTHTLVVIYALHRLKCYWGENADKFDPDNFLPEKVAARHPFCYLPFSSGIRNCIGQKYAVLSMKVMLVNLLLAYKFETPLKMEDLEFRLDVSLMLTNPYSIEITKR, encoded by the exons ATGACTTTACTTATCGATTTGACGACATCATTGTACTTGATcctattttcaataattttttacttcattctcaagcaaataaaatttatcaaagctGTGAATCGGATTCCGGGAGTTTGGGGACCTCTGAGGATACAACTTTTTGGCGTCGCCTTggaatttttgggaaaaactGAAGCTGAACGTCTAAAATTGCTACAAGGATATGCCGAGGCCTTTCCTAAAGTTGGAAAA gatgatttttatttgacaaagGTTTGGTTTGGACACATGTTTGTGTGTTACTTACACGATCCGGAGCTGCTGCAGCAAGTGTATACATCAAAAAAGTGTCTTGAAAAGCCATTTTTCTACAAGTTCTTTGGTTTCGGAGACGGATTAATTACAGCAAAAGTCAAATCCTGGAAAGGACATCGAAAAATCCTGAATAATGCGTTCAGTCAGAAGAATTTGCAGGgatttatttcgatttttgatgaaagtaGTAAGCAGTATGTGAAAAGTTTGGAGGAGAATTTGGGAAAAGGTCCTTTTGATATGTTGAATTATGCGGTAAAAGCAACTTTGGACAGCATTTGTG ccacATCGTTCGGCATCAACGTGAAAGCCCAAgagaagaaattgaattttaatgcaCATCTTCAGAg AATCCATGAGTTGACTGCAATCCGCATGTTTAACCTCCATCTGTACTCGGATTTCATTTATCGTCTTTCCAAATATTGGCCTGGTGACATTGTCGCGCGATCTCACTGTCTCCAATTTGGTCAAGAG ttgGTGAAAAAACGAAGACAAGAATTGAtggaaaacaacaacaacggctCAGAATCTGGATTTGAGGAGGAAAATTGtgatttgagtaaaaaatctgaaattttcgTTGATCACTTGTTAAAATCCAAGGACGCCAATAACGTCGAGACATTCACCGACAACCAAATTCGTGATCATGTACTGACAATTCTCTCAGCGGGCAATGAAACAACCGCATTAGGTGTCAGTTTTGGCACTCTCTTCCTTGCCATGCATCCTGAGGTGCAAGAACGTGCATATCAAGAAGTCAAAGAAGTTTATGGAACAACCGGCGATGTTCCCATTACGTATGAAAACTTGCGAAAACTCGAGTATATGGATCGTGTAATTAAGGAAACTTTAAGATTAGCACCCAGTGTCCCGCTAATTTCGCGAATAATGACAGAAGACACGTATTTCGATAATGGCGTGATGCTGCCAAAGGGAACGCATACCTTGGTCGTTATTTATGCCTTGCATCGTCTCAAGTGCTATTGGGGAGAAAATGCCGACAAATTTGATCCGGATAACTTTTTGCCGGAAAAAGTAGCTGCGAGACATCCCTTTTGCTATTTGCCTTTCAGTTCGGGCATCAGAAATTGCATCGGACAGAAATATGCGGTTCTCAGTATGAAAGTTATGTTGGTGAATTTGTTGTTGGCTTACAAGTTTGAGACGCCACTGAAAATGGAGGATTTGGAATTCAGGCTTGATGTTTCGCTGATGTTGACAAATCCGTACAGCATTGAAATTACAAAGAGATAA
- the LOC134837703 gene encoding alpha-tocopherol transfer protein-like, with the protein MREIFTVWSPKAEKSPVLDERERAQRIRLLRAMIENSELNGQIETKDIIMISCLHSRDWDVEAAFKRLTKFLKFREEFPDCVIHEHPKAYEHLLRKNMSTMLENRDKNGRRIYLINVSKNGPENDLSIANALQIHNAWLEMVLYEPETIVNGVSIILDMKDVTWSFIRWFTSSMASMASKLAGIAALRHLSIHVINTNSATATLANCVLPFTGQRIRNLIRVHYNLKTLHDELGRECLPSIYGGPETNILDYKKLRDDLYMVFNKHPRRCFQRMKCEPELIVRTILHDYRGR; encoded by the exons aTGAGGGAAATATTCACAGTTTGGAGTCCCAAAGCAGAAAAAAGCCCCGTATTGGATGAAAGAGAACGCGCGCAACGCATTCGTTTACTCAGGGCCATGATTGAAA acagtGAGCTCAATGGACAAATCGAAACGAAAGACATCATCATGATCTCGTGCCTCCATTCGCGTGACTGGGATGTTGAAGCCGCATTCAAACGTTTAACGAAATTCCTGAAGTTCAGAGAGGAGTTTCCCGATTGTGTGATTCACGAACATCCAAAGGCCTACGAACACTTGCTCCGGAAAAATATGTCAACAATGCTCGAAAATCGCGATAAAAATGGACGACGGATTTATTTGATCAACGTGAGTAAAAATGGCCCGGAGAACGACTTGAGTATCGCCAATGCGCTCCAAATTCACAATGCTTGGCTCGAAATGGTCTTGTATGAACCCGAAACCATCGTGAATGgcgtttcaattattttggaCATGAAAGa tgttacTTGGAGTTTTATTCGTTGGTTCACATCAAGTATGGCGAGTATGGCATCGAAATTGGCTGGAATAGCTGCTTTACGTCATTTGTCGATTCATGTTATAAACACAAACTCCGCAACAGCAACTTTGGCCAATTGTGTGTTGCCCTTCACTGGACAAAGAATCCGAAACTTGATTCGAGTTCATTACAATTTGAAGACGTTGCATGACGAATTGGGAAGAGAATGTCTGCCTTCGATATACGGAGGACCCGAAACCAATATTTTAGATTATAAGAAATTACGCGACGATTTGTATAtggtttttaataaacatcCCCGAAGATGCTTCCAAAGAATGAAATGCGAACCAGAACTGATAGTTAGAACAATATTACACGATTACCGAGggagataa
- the LOC134837704 gene encoding cytochrome P450 4C1-like, which translates to MSTISLVSLAIRTILGLLVLKPVIEWMLKRWRFIKLINKIPGLPSYPFIGSTWIAFKAKPQDIIDIALARPKFYEGGINSAWLGPYAEVRVNTAELAQQVLTSKAAMTKSEIYRILLEPWIGDGLIVTSDIKKWFHHRRLITTTFYFDILTRYCEIFQNKARIFCEVLDEKCDGEAFDIDKYFYRLTFDAILETAFGVSPNIQKDYENEYLKAAEEYGILGAKRASNPLLHNDFLFSISPLGRQAKKQLKILHDYSNNIINNRRRELFQVDANNNVSRNSGEQPCFLDLLLRESQTKPYLTDKAIREEVDTFIFAGHDTTATALSWMALLIGNHPEVQERIYEEQISLFGNDKSPPTQQDLRQMEYLEAVMKECLRLQPSVVGTSRGLKEDIELGGYTVPAGCMLTVHIYQVHREEKYFPNPEKFIPDRFLPENSGKIHPYSFIPFSGSHRSCIGQRFAMNLMKITLATLCRNYKMTAVDSLDKVQTCREIVARPYPGINVKLEKR; encoded by the exons ATGTCAACAATTTCACTTGTTTCGTTAGCAATTCGTACGATTCTGGGTCTCTTGGTACTCAAACCCGTAATTGAATGGATGCTAAAACGATGGAGATTCATCAAATTAATCAACAAAATACCGGGCTTACCTTCATATCCGTTCATTGGCTCGACATGGATTGCATTCAAAGCAAAACCACAAGACATTATTGACATTGCATTAGCTAGACCAAAATTTTACGAAGGCGGCATCAATTCTGCATGGCTTGGACCGTATGCCGAAGTGAGAGTAAATACCGCAGAATTGGCACAACAAGTTCTGACGTCAAAGGCAGCAATGACAAAGTCGgaaatttatcgaattttgcTTGAACCGTGGATCGGCGATGGTCTGATCGTCACGTCGGATATCAAAAAATGGTTTCATCATCGCAGACTCATCACgacaacattttatttcgaCATTTTGACGCGATATTGTGAGATTTTCCAGAACAAGGCGAGGATTTTTTGTGAAGtacttgatgaaaaatgtgatGGCGAGGCATTTGACatcgacaaatatttttatcgattgACTTTTGACGCGATTCTTG AAACGGCTTTCGGTGTCTCGCCAAACATCCAAAAAGACtatgaaaatgaatatttgaaGGCTGCTGAAga atATGGTATACTTGGAGCAAAACGCGCCTCAAATCCTCTCTTGCACAACGATTTCTTGTTCAGTATCAGCCCGTTGGGACGTCAAGCGAAGAAACAACTCAAAATTCTGCATGATTATTCGAACAATATCATTAACAACAGACGTCGTGAGCTTTTTCAAGTAGATGCCAACAACAATGTCTCTCGAAATAGTGGCGAACAGCCATGTTTCTTGGATCTTCTTTTGCGGGAAAGTCAAACAAAGCCATATTTGACTGATAAAGCTATTCGGGAAGAAGTTGATACCTTCATTTTTGCC GGACACGATACTACAGCAACAGCTCTCTCTTGGATGGCTTTACTGATTGGCAACCACCCGGAAGTGCAAGAAAGAATTTACGAAGAACAAATTTCGCTCTTTGGCAACGATAAGTCTCCTCCAACACAACAAGACTTGCGACAAATGGAATATTTAGAAGCTGTAATGAAAGAATGT ctaCGCCTTCAACCATCAGTCGTCGGAACCTCAAGAGGACTAAAAGAAGACATTGAACTTGGGGGTTACACCGTTCCAGCTGGATGCATGTTAACTGTTCACATTTATCAGGTTCATCGAGAGGAAAAGTACTTTCCGAATCCCGAAAAATTCATTCCCGATAGATTTTTGCCGGAAAACTCGGGCAAAATTCATCCTTATTCGTTCATTCCGTTCTCTGGATCGCACAGAAGCTGCATTGGACAGAGGTTTGCaatgaatttgatgaaaattacacTTGCCACACTTTGCAGAAATTACAAAATGACGGCGGTTGACTCCTTGGATAAAGTTCAGACATGCAGGGAAATCGTGGCAAGACCTTATCCAGGCATCAATGTAAAACTCGAGaaacgatga
- the LOC134837705 gene encoding alpha-tocopherol transfer protein-like yields the protein MFKVWNPKSEKCPSLDETERSRRINLFRSKIENSELNGKIETKDIIMISCLHSRDWDVEAAFKRLTKFLKFREEFPDCVIHEHPKAYEHLLRKNMSTMLENRDKNGRRIYLINVSKNGPENDLSIANALQIHNAWLEMVLYEPETIVNGVSIILDMKDVTWSFIRWFTSSMASMASKLAGIAALRHLSIHVINTNSATATLANCVLPFTGQRIRNLIRVHNNLKTLHDELGRECLPSIYGGPETNILDYKKILENMYVTFNTHPKKCMQRMKCEPEVILKTNLHEYRGR from the exons atgttcaaagtgTGGAATCCTAAATCAGAAAAATGTCCTTCGCTGGATGAAACAGAAAGATCACGACGTATAAATTTGTTCAGGAGCAAGATTGAAA acaGTGAGCTCAATGGAAAAATCGAAACGAAAGACATCATCATGATCTCGTGCCTCCATTCGCGTGATTGGGATGTTGAAGCCGCATTCAAACGTTTAACGAAATTCCTGAAGTTCAGAGAGGAGTTTCCCGATTGTGTGATTCACGAACATCCAAAGGCCTACGAACACTTGCTCCGGAAAAATATGTCAACAATGCTCGAAAATCGCGATAAAAATGGACGACGGATTTATTTGATCAACGTGAGTAAAAATGGCCCGGAGAACGACTTGAGTATCGCCAATGCGCTCCAAATTCACAATGCTTGGCTCGAAATGGTCTTGTATGAACCCGAAACCATCGTGAATGgcgtttcaattattttggaCATGAAAGA tgttaCTTGGAGTTTTATTCGTTGGTTCACATCAAGTATGGCGAGTATGGCATCGAAATTGGCTGGAATAGCTGCTTTACGTCATTTGTCGATTCATGTTATAAACACAAACTCCGCAACAGCAACTTTGGCCAATTGTGTGTTGCCCTTCACTGGACAAAGAATCCGAAATCTGATTCGAGTTCATAACAATTTGAAGACTTTGCACGACGAATTGGGAAGAGAATGTCTGCCTTCGATATACGGAGGACCCGAAACCAATATTttagattataaaaaaattctcgagaaCATGTACGTGACTTTCAACACACATCCCAAAAAATGCATGCAAAGAATGAAATGCGAACCCGAAGTCAtcctaaaaacaaatttgcaCGAATATCGAGgcagataa
- the LOC134837707 gene encoding fatty acyl-CoA reductase wat-like — protein MDSSIVDFYKNKSVLLTGFTGFVGQIITEKLLRCCDLKNLYVLVRSKKGKSWQSRVYETFKDPLFDRLRKEKPDFTERVIGVVGDCGSFNLGLNHEDVKTLLDNVNVVIHAAAIVKFDDTLTNAIKVNVKATKCLLDISTEMRHLQAFVYVSTAYSNCNQKGSIEETFYKPKISGNDMLNLLEFMDESLLNDITPDLLGDFPNTYTFSKHLAEDLVRSYEGKLPLVVFRPGIVMASFKEPVTGWINNYYGPIGLMYGISTGGIHVFRLKLETNAEMVPVDMVVSCILASAWDIGRNSYQSIPVYNFVPSRKNRLTWGQFLEENFAAAETFPNSKAYWYFAFETVEDKIKYSILHFFYHTLPGHIVDFFLQFTNTKFRLSRTYKLINKLSSALEHFVFNSWNFEHNNVTELWKKMNAVDQEKFFFDMEQLNWKDFHTESLRGMRYFIAKDDPSTIPYALKRHKVLKVVHYVVTYSIKGVALYLLAMLFLWIYTSVIFPMFN, from the exons ATGGATTCTTCAATTgtggatttttataaaaacaaatct gtcttACTCACAGGTTTTACAGGCTTCGTTGGGCAAATTATAACGGAAAAACTTTTGCGATGCTGCGATTTGAAAAACCTCTACGTCTTGGTTAGAAGTAAAAAAGGAAAGTCGTGGCAAAGTCGCGTTTATGAAACATTCAAAGATCCC CTTTTTGATCGACTTCGCAAAGAAAAGCCGGATTTTACGGAACGGGTCATCGGCGTTGTTGGCGATTGTGGATCATTCAA tcttgGTTTGAATCACGAGGATGTAAAGACACTTCTAGATAATGTCAATGTTGTCATCCATGCCGCTGCGATCGTTAAATTTGACGACACACTCACGAATGCGATCAAAGTGAATGTAAAGGCAACAAAATGTCTCCTTGATATTTCCACGGAAATGCGGCATCTTCAAGCTTTTGTGTATGTTTCGACTGCTTATTCGAATTGCAATCAAAAGGGATCCATCGAAGAAACTTTCTACAAGCCCAAGATTTCGGGCAACGATATGTTAAATTTGTTGGAATTTATGGATGAAAGTCTTCTGAACGACATTACGCCAGATTTATTAGGTGATTTTCCAAACACTTACACTTTCAGCAAGCATCTCGCTGAGGATTTGGTCCGAAGTTACGAAGGAAAGTTGCCGCTTGTCGTTTTCCGACCGGGAATTGTCATGGCGTCGTTCAAAGAACCCGTCACCGGATGGATAAACAACTATTACGGACCCATTGGCTTGATGTATGGCATTTCGACGGGCGGCATTCACGTTTTTCGCCTTAAACTCGAAACTAATGCGGAAATGGTGCCCGTTGATATGGTCGTTTCGTGTATCTTGGCATCCGCATGGGATATCGGAAGGAACTCGTATCAATCGATTCCGGTATACAATTTTGTGCCATCACGCAAAAATCGCTTGACATGGGGAcaatttttggaagaaaactTTGCAGCTGCCGAAACGTTCCCCAATTCGAAGGCTTATTGGTATTTCGCGTTCGAAACGGTGGAAGATAAAATCAAATACTCCATCTTGCATTTCTTTTATCACACATTACCGGGACACATTGTTGACTTTTTCCTGCAATTCACCAACACGAAATTCAGGCTGAGCAGAACTTACAAGCTGATCAACAAATTGAGCTCTGCTTTGGAACATTTTGTCTTCAACAGTTGGAATTTTGAGCATAATAACGTAact gaatTATGGAAGAAAATGAACGCAGTTGatcaggaaaaatttttcttcgacaTGGAACAACTCAATTGGAAAGATTTTCATACCGAATCTCTTCGTGGTATGCGATATTTCATTGCAAAAGATGATCCCTCAACCATTCCATATGCTTTAAAACGTCATAAAGTCCTCAAAGTTGTTCATTATGTTGTCACCTACAGCATCAAAGGGGTCGCTTTGTATCTTCTTGCCATGTTGTTCCTCTGGATTTACACTTCCGTCATATTTCCAatgttcaattga
- the LOC134837708 gene encoding luciferin sulfotransferase-like: MERNMEFSMEEVSSKYLKFRSDLKYYKYKWVSPPKTPLGPDYDFQGFCMPETHKQYAKMIREFKIRPDDVFVCGYPKSGTSWLQEMVWLLGNDLNYRKAEKISQMFRFPLLELASNLPVDQSISVVLDQIDLIPSPRFIKSHLPVGHLPEELWSVKPKIIQIQRNSKDAAVSLLHHYRSLHAFNGTKDEFFNLYLEGNVYYGPLVNYINEFDKLRDQSNILFINYEDMKRDLKKVIRSTADFLGKTINAEQVDELYQYLQPESMRKNKACNQEDMLFVCSTVCHSLLDPDFIFIRKATTDTYKDEMSQQFIEKFEEQIERKIERLSVKEEIIGKRLKDFSISCEER; the protein is encoded by the coding sequence atggagcgCAATATGGAATTTTCCATGGAAGAAGTTAGCTCGAAATATCTCAAGTTCAGAAGTGATCTAAAGTACTACAAATACAAGTGGGTTTCGCCGCCAAAAACTCCCCTTGGTCCGGATTACGATTTCCAAGGCTTCTGCATGCCCGAAACGCACAAACAATACGCAAAAATGATTCGCGAGTTCAAAATTCGTCCCGATGACGTTTTCGTGTGTGGTTATCCGAAATCGGGCACAAGTTGGTTGCAAGAAATGGTTTGGCTTTTGGGCAACGATTTAAACTACAGAAAAGCAGAGAAAATTTCGCAAATGTTTCGTTTCCCATTGTTGGAACTTGCATCAAATTTACCGGTTGATCAATCCATTTCTGTCGTTCTCGATCAAATAGACTTGATTCCGTCGCCGCGTTTCATCAAATCGCATCTACCCGTGGGACATCTTCCCGAAGAGCTGTGGAGTGTCAAACCGAAAATCATTCAAATCCAGCGGAATTCAAAAGATGCTGCTGTTTCGTTGTTACATCACTATCGGAGTTTGCACGCTTTTAACGGGACCAAAGACGAATTTTTCAACTTGTATCTCGAAGGAAACGTTTATTACGGGCCTCTCGTGAACTACATCAACGAATTCGACAAGCTACGTGATCAGTCGAACATTTTGTTCATCAACTACGAAGACATGAAACGCGATCTGAAGAAAGTCATCAGAAGCACGGCAGATTTTCTCGGCAAAACGATCAACGCGGAACAAGTTGACGAGTTGTATCAGTATTTGCAACCGGAGTCAATGCGGAAGAACAAGGCGTGTAATCAAGAGGATATGCTGTTTGTGTGTTCGACTGTTTGTCATTCGCTTTTGGATCcggattttattttcatacgaAAAGCCACAACGGACACGTACAAAGACGAAATGTCGCAAcagtttatcgaaaaatttgaagagcaAATTGAGCGGAAAATTGAACGACTGAGTGTTAAGGAAGAAATTATTGGAAAACGTTTAAAGGACTTCAGCATAAGTTGTGAAGAACGATAA
- the LOC134837709 gene encoding cytochrome P450 4c21-like: MFIFVLTSFVLFFYALLYYINVRWMYRFADKLPGPKGIPILGIATEFHALNREEKCNKLLEYAEKYPSIGACWFGPVALKLYIHNPDYIQKIYNASQCLKKPTGYRFFGWGSGLVTADVKTWKVHRKLLNSAFTLKSLQNFIPIFHEGSKEFVRHIGHNLGKGEFNLLEYAVKATLDSICATSFGVNINAQENNHQFNKYLQRTHEIVSIRMFTLEFHSDLIFRMNKLYHEDKYVRKMCVEFGDELINNRKQEIEKKLDINTNVVEDEEESEFSKKPQIFVDHLLKVTDEGGRQFNENEIRDHVFTTISAGNETTALCVSYALLFLAIHPEIQEKAVHELIEVFGTEKLEIDYDRLKKCTYLEMIIKETLRLCPSVPMIGRETLADIELEPGLVVPKGVDILVNLFALHRRYENWGYDSKMFNPDRFLPDVVAKRHPYAYLPFSIGVRNCIGQKYAMISLKVMLINLLLAYKYKTHLKWEDIKWKFDVHLHITKPHLVEIEKRNIYVD; the protein is encoded by the exons atgttcattttcgtGCTCACAAGTTTCGTGTTATTTTTCTACGCACTTTTATACTACATAAATGTCCGATGGATGTACAGATTCGCCGACAAGCTTCCCGGTCCCAAAGGAATACCCATTTTAGGAATTGCCACAGAATTTCATGCATTAAATAGAGAag aaaagtgcaataaattaCTGGAATATGCGGAAAAATATCCAAGCATCGGTGCATGTTGGTTCGGGCCAGTAGCGCTCAAATTATACATTCACAATCCGGAttacattcaaaaaatctacaatGCATCTCAGTGTTTGAAGAAACCGACAGGTTACAG gttctTCGGTTGGGGATCAGGACTTGTGACAGCTGATGTTAAAACATGGAAAGTGCatcgaaaattattgaacagTGCATTTACTCTAAAGTCCCTTCAgaattttattccaattttccATGAAGGAAGTAAGGAATTTGTGCGTCATATTGGACATAATTTGGGAAAAGGCGAGTTTAATTTGTTGGAATATGCAGTTAAAGCGACGTTGGATAGCATTTGTG caACGTCGTTCGGCGTCAACATCAATGCGCAAGAGAACAATCATCAATTTAACAAGTATCTCCAGCGAACACACGAAATTGTCTCAATTCGCATGTTTACTTTGGAATTTCACTCGGATTTGATTTTCCGCATGAACAAATTGTACCACGAAGACAAATATGTGCGAAAAATGTGCGTCGAGTTTGGAGATGAGCTGATCAATAATCGGAAGCaagaaatcgagaaaaaattggATATTAACACGAATGTCGTGGAAGACGAGGAAGAAagtgaattttcgaaaaaacctCAGATATTTGTGGACCATTTACTCAAAGTGACAGATGAGGGCGGCAGgcaatttaacgaaaatgaGATTCGGGATCAcgtttttacaacaatttcTGCT ggCAACGAAACTACCGCATTATGTGTCAGTTATGCTCTTTTATTCCTCGCCATCCATCCAGAAATTCAAGAAAAGGCAGTGCACGAGCTAATTGAAGTCTTTGGAacggaaaaacttgaaatcgATTACGATCGTCTCAAAAAATGCACGTACTTGGAGATGATTATTAAGGAAACTCTTCGACTTTGTCCCTCAGttccaa tgATTGGTCGTGAAACTCTTGCTGATATCGAACTCGAACCAGGTCTTGTTGTGCCCAAGGGAGTTGACATCCTCGTGAATCTATTTGCCCTTCATCGACGCTACGAGAATTGGGGCTACGACAGCAAAATGTTCAATCCAGATCGGTTCCTGCCCGATGTCGTTGCCAAACGTCATCCGTACGCGTATCTTCCATTCAGCATCGGTGTCAGAAATTGCATTG GTCAAAAATACGCGATGATCAGTTTAAAAGTGATGCTCATCAACCTACTGTTGGCTTACAAGTACAAGACGCATCTCAAATGGGAAGATATCAAATGGAAATTCGACGTTCATTTGCACATTACAAAGCCACATCTCGTGGAAATTGAAAAGCGGAATATTTatgtggattaa